A window of Streptomyces gilvosporeus contains these coding sequences:
- a CDS encoding NACHT domain-containing protein — MEPSAVGIRLASSVVAPLVKKLFVKEGPGAGLVSTPVRISGLVSFKGEKATLTDRDLHKLAAELVRRAVDAALPGERPCPEDEEAAVADALATTLRGLGELAMDDVQAVMLGHSALAERLMAAAPHTTRGLTRDAELMHHTLLATACLHIVHFFTQRSTFVARTLVQQSRSLDGAITKIDAFLEGHPPPHAADTAFERAYLTYIARKHSRLTIYGIDLAHSPDRWPLDSAYLSLGATGPRPEFPAASGMAFPGVDITLKAMPDLPPVDNPPPRPPQRADQALADFDRVLLRGVAGSGKSTLIQWLAVSCTKDPADTPLPHLHGRIPFVLPLRTLTRSGAALPTPGHFLSAVSCPVTGSQPDGWAERVLTSGRGLLLVDGLDEIPEAERRPARTWLRDLLDAFPDNLWLVTTRPSAVREDWLAADGFDELTLTPMGHDEVAAFIGRWHAAAREDAEDTAQLDAYERSLLSAVRTKQDLGRLATNPLMCGLICALHRDRRGYLPRGRKELYDAALGMLLSRRDRERDMGAPTGIELADEPQVQLLQRLAYWLIRNGRTELLRDRAERIIGDALPAVPAAAAQGNAAAVFRHLLLRSGLLREPTPGSVDFVHRTFQDYLGARAAVEEGDFGLLVEHSVDSQWEDVIRMAVAHARPRERAEILRGMIEHGDGIRSPRSRLRVHLLAMACLEHATELDPGVRGEVYERADVILPPCNLDEAKLLAEVGPIVLELLPGPDGLTEDEAEAVARTAALIGSDAALEVMKRFRKHPYAGTQYQLARTWALFDPEEHAREIIRHLDDDIPVTVESLTQLRALDAIGGRPRINVAGTFPPRDLLAHAPTRLTHLALVGNAAVTNLSFLRGFPALESLDLRDCRNVESLAPLADLPLRALHVSGGTVPPGLDRLCHLERLTLHDALPPGGLAAIPAAPLSLLLLGQPVGADFRGGTTWPQLEYLQLRRIAEDFVEGQWQSLKYLPYLEGFSFGLDTEGAALRLPPGLRLPQVKTLTLLNTDSRPISELSRILNAALPAFPGILKLQLYGMIDAPIDLSPLSVLPDLEEVFLSYLHPENAEALPPHVKVTLYPRPRT, encoded by the coding sequence ATGGAACCGTCAGCAGTCGGCATACGGCTCGCTTCCAGCGTGGTCGCGCCGCTCGTGAAGAAGCTGTTCGTCAAGGAGGGGCCGGGCGCCGGGCTGGTCTCCACGCCCGTACGGATCTCCGGCCTGGTCTCCTTCAAGGGCGAAAAGGCCACCCTGACCGACCGGGACCTGCACAAACTCGCCGCGGAACTCGTCCGCCGGGCCGTGGACGCCGCCCTCCCCGGCGAGCGCCCGTGCCCCGAGGACGAGGAAGCGGCCGTGGCCGACGCCCTGGCCACCACCCTGCGCGGCCTCGGCGAGCTGGCCATGGACGACGTACAGGCCGTCATGCTCGGCCACAGCGCCCTCGCCGAACGCCTGATGGCCGCCGCCCCGCACACCACCCGCGGCCTGACCCGCGACGCCGAGCTGATGCACCACACCCTGCTCGCCACCGCCTGCCTGCACATCGTGCACTTCTTCACCCAGCGGTCGACGTTCGTGGCGCGCACCCTTGTCCAGCAGAGCCGCAGCCTGGACGGCGCCATCACCAAGATCGACGCTTTCCTCGAAGGGCATCCGCCCCCACACGCCGCCGACACCGCCTTCGAGCGCGCCTACCTCACCTACATCGCCCGCAAGCACAGCCGCCTGACCATCTACGGCATCGACCTGGCCCATTCGCCCGACCGCTGGCCGCTGGACTCGGCGTATCTGAGCCTGGGGGCGACGGGGCCGCGCCCGGAGTTCCCGGCCGCCTCCGGCATGGCTTTCCCGGGCGTGGACATCACGCTCAAGGCCATGCCGGACCTGCCCCCGGTCGACAACCCCCCACCCCGCCCGCCGCAACGCGCCGACCAGGCCCTCGCCGACTTCGACCGGGTCCTGCTGCGCGGCGTCGCCGGCTCCGGCAAGAGCACGCTCATCCAGTGGCTGGCCGTCTCCTGCACCAAGGACCCCGCCGACACCCCGCTCCCCCACCTCCACGGCCGTATCCCCTTCGTCCTCCCGCTGCGCACCCTCACCCGCTCCGGCGCCGCGCTGCCCACCCCCGGCCACTTCCTGTCCGCCGTCTCCTGCCCGGTCACCGGCTCCCAGCCCGACGGCTGGGCCGAGCGCGTACTGACCTCCGGCCGCGGACTCCTGCTCGTCGACGGCCTGGACGAGATCCCCGAGGCCGAGCGCAGACCCGCCCGCACCTGGCTGCGCGACCTGCTGGACGCCTTCCCCGACAACCTCTGGCTGGTCACCACCCGCCCCTCCGCCGTACGCGAGGACTGGCTCGCCGCCGACGGCTTCGACGAGCTGACCCTGACCCCGATGGGCCACGACGAGGTCGCCGCCTTCATCGGCCGCTGGCACGCGGCGGCGCGCGAGGACGCCGAGGACACCGCGCAGCTGGACGCGTACGAGCGGTCCCTGCTCTCCGCCGTCCGCACCAAGCAGGACCTCGGCCGCCTGGCCACCAACCCCCTGATGTGCGGCCTGATCTGCGCCCTCCACCGGGACCGCCGCGGCTATCTCCCGCGCGGACGCAAGGAGTTGTACGACGCGGCGCTCGGCATGCTGCTGTCCCGGCGCGACCGGGAGCGGGACATGGGCGCCCCGACGGGCATCGAGCTGGCGGACGAACCGCAGGTGCAGCTGCTGCAACGGCTCGCCTACTGGCTCATCCGCAACGGCCGCACGGAACTCCTCCGCGACCGGGCCGAACGGATCATCGGCGACGCACTGCCCGCCGTCCCCGCCGCCGCGGCGCAGGGCAACGCGGCGGCCGTCTTCCGCCATCTGCTGTTACGCAGCGGCCTGCTGCGCGAACCGACGCCCGGATCCGTGGACTTCGTCCACCGCACCTTCCAGGACTACCTGGGAGCCCGGGCCGCCGTCGAGGAGGGCGACTTCGGGCTGCTGGTGGAGCACTCCGTCGACTCCCAGTGGGAGGACGTGATCCGCATGGCGGTGGCCCATGCGCGGCCGCGCGAACGGGCGGAGATCCTGCGGGGGATGATCGAGCACGGCGACGGGATCCGCAGCCCTCGCAGCCGGCTGCGGGTGCATCTGCTGGCGATGGCTTGTCTGGAGCATGCGACGGAGTTGGATCCGGGGGTGCGGGGGGAGGTGTATGAGCGCGCGGATGTGATCCTGCCGCCGTGCAACCTCGATGAGGCGAAGCTGCTCGCCGAAGTGGGGCCGATAGTTCTGGAACTACTCCCGGGGCCCGACGGGTTGACCGAAGACGAAGCGGAAGCCGTGGCAAGAACGGCCGCGCTCATCGGCTCGGATGCGGCGCTGGAGGTGATGAAGCGGTTTCGGAAGCATCCGTACGCCGGCACGCAGTACCAACTCGCCCGTACATGGGCGCTATTCGACCCCGAGGAACACGCCCGAGAGATCATCCGGCATCTTGACGACGACATCCCAGTCACCGTCGAAAGCCTCACCCAGCTGCGCGCCCTCGACGCCATCGGCGGCCGACCGCGCATCAATGTCGCCGGCACCTTCCCCCCGCGCGACCTCCTCGCGCACGCCCCGACACGTCTCACACATCTGGCCCTCGTGGGCAACGCGGCAGTCACCAACCTTTCCTTCCTGCGAGGATTCCCAGCGCTGGAATCCCTGGACCTCCGGGACTGCAGAAACGTCGAAAGCCTCGCGCCGCTCGCGGACCTACCGCTTCGCGCACTGCACGTGAGCGGCGGAACCGTCCCGCCCGGGCTGGATCGTCTGTGCCATCTCGAGAGGCTGACGCTCCATGACGCGCTGCCGCCGGGCGGCCTGGCAGCAATCCCCGCGGCTCCGCTCTCCTTGCTCCTACTGGGGCAGCCGGTCGGCGCCGATTTCAGGGGCGGAACGACCTGGCCACAACTCGAGTACCTTCAACTGCGGCGGATTGCCGAAGATTTCGTCGAGGGCCAGTGGCAATCCCTCAAGTATCTCCCGTACTTGGAGGGCTTTTCCTTCGGCCTGGACACCGAAGGCGCCGCCCTGCGTCTTCCCCCTGGGCTTCGGCTCCCGCAGGTCAAGACCCTCACCCTGCTCAACACGGATAGTCGCCCCATATCCGAACTGAGCCGCATCCTGAACGCCGCCCTGCCTGCCTTCCCCGGCATCCTCAAACTCCAGCTCTACGGCATGATCGACGCCCCCATCGACCTCTCGCCCCTCTCCGTCCTCCCCGACCTCGAAGAGGTCTTTCTCTCCTACCTCCACCCAGAGAACGCCGAGGCCCTCCCACCCCACGTAAAAGTCACCCTCTACCCCCGCCCCCGCACCTGA
- a CDS encoding M23 family metallopeptidase — protein sequence MPKFSAIRAPKSAARKSARTSVLRNRIAVVAGGLGVAASLGAGIANAADSNLTHLSADIGSTLTAQADAQAKAAKGAKTAAAKAKEAAVKARKDAAKKPNAWVKPVDEYVLGEPFGIPGSHWAHKHSGQDFVVPTGTQVHAVHHGTVVKAGPWGGGDGPAYGNAIVIKHDNGTYTQYAHLSRIQVRVGQQVGTGQQIGLSGSTGNSTGPHLHFEVRTGPDYGSGIEPTGFLRAHDDAV from the coding sequence ATGCCGAAGTTCTCCGCTATCCGTGCCCCGAAGAGCGCCGCCCGGAAGTCCGCCCGCACGTCCGTGCTGCGCAACCGCATCGCCGTCGTCGCCGGTGGCCTCGGTGTCGCCGCCTCGCTCGGCGCCGGTATCGCCAACGCCGCGGACTCGAACCTGACGCATCTGAGCGCGGACATCGGCTCGACGCTGACCGCGCAGGCCGATGCGCAGGCCAAGGCGGCCAAGGGTGCCAAGACGGCCGCGGCGAAGGCCAAGGAGGCGGCGGTGAAGGCGCGGAAGGACGCGGCCAAGAAGCCCAACGCCTGGGTCAAGCCGGTCGACGAGTACGTGCTGGGCGAGCCGTTCGGCATCCCCGGCAGCCACTGGGCGCACAAGCACAGCGGTCAGGACTTCGTCGTGCCGACCGGCACCCAGGTCCACGCCGTCCACCACGGCACGGTCGTCAAGGCCGGCCCCTGGGGCGGCGGTGACGGCCCGGCGTACGGCAACGCCATCGTGATCAAGCACGACAACGGTACGTACACCCAGTACGCGCACCTCTCACGGATCCAGGTCCGCGTCGGCCAGCAGGTCGGCACGGGCCAGCAGATAGGACTCTCCGGCAGCACGGGCAACTCCACCGGCCCGCACCTGCACTTCGAGGTCCGCACCGGCCCCGACTACGGGTCGGGCATCGAGCCGACCGGATTCCTGCGGGCTCACGACGACGCCGTCTGA
- a CDS encoding TetR/AcrR family transcriptional regulator, translating into MSTPHPRRGNTRQRIQDVALELFSERGYEKTSLREIAEKLEVTKAALYYHFKTKEDIVISLFQDLAKPCDELIAWAEGQPRTLETKLEVIRRYHEALRSAEPLFRFMQENQAAVRDLSIGETFKARMLTLFGLLKEDDAELTDQVRCITALFSMHAGMFAMQTLEGDPEEKRRAILEVATELVTAANPPSRRRPARPDSAQTASS; encoded by the coding sequence ATGAGCACACCGCACCCGCGCCGCGGAAACACCCGCCAGCGCATTCAGGACGTCGCTCTGGAGCTGTTCTCCGAGCGGGGGTACGAGAAGACCTCACTGCGCGAGATCGCCGAAAAGCTCGAGGTCACGAAGGCGGCGCTGTACTACCACTTCAAGACCAAGGAAGACATCGTCATCAGCCTGTTCCAGGACCTGGCCAAGCCCTGCGACGAGCTGATCGCCTGGGCCGAGGGGCAGCCGCGCACCCTGGAGACCAAGCTGGAGGTCATCCGCCGCTACCACGAGGCGCTGCGCTCGGCCGAACCGCTCTTCCGCTTCATGCAGGAGAACCAGGCCGCGGTGCGCGACCTGAGCATCGGCGAGACCTTCAAGGCGCGCATGCTGACCCTCTTCGGCCTCCTCAAGGAGGACGATGCGGAGCTGACCGATCAGGTGCGCTGCATCACGGCGCTGTTCTCCATGCACGCGGGCATGTTCGCGATGCAGACGCTGGAGGGCGACCCCGAGGAGAAGCGCAGGGCCATCCTCGAGGTCGCCACAGAACTGGTCACGGCGGCAAACCCGCCAAGCCGCCGCCGGCCAGCCCGTCCGGATTCAGCTCAGACGGCGTCGTCGTGA
- the cseC gene encoding two-component system sensor histidine kinase CseC, translated as MVRLALRTGLRWKLSAAIALVGALVAIALSLVVHNAARHSMLDSNRDVQVERLNIALKSYESQRHFQFGARIDDPALPQPLRKEIAEGERATYVQDNGENAPEVWAATPLGDGQVFSLHDPFLDRFAVLDDLDQALLLGSSAVVLGGCALGVLIGGRLSQRLRKAAAAAGKLADGDTSVRIRDEVGGRVRDETDDLAWAVDAMSDALQQRIEAERRVTADIAHELRTPVTGLLTAAELLPPGRPSELVRDRAQALRTLVEDVLEVARLDGYAERAELQDVALGEFVARRVHALNQDVTVDVVRDADVTTDPRRLERILGNLIANAARHGKPPIEVTVEGRVVRVRDHGPGFPEALLREGPSRFRTGSTDRSGRGHGLGLTIAAGQARVLGARLTFRNASEATDGSTGAVSVLWLPENAPTSTGSFPVLHLPDR; from the coding sequence GTGGTCAGGCTGGCCCTGCGAACGGGCCTGAGATGGAAGCTCAGTGCGGCGATCGCGCTCGTGGGAGCGCTGGTGGCGATCGCGCTGAGCCTTGTCGTGCACAACGCGGCCCGCCACTCCATGCTCGACAGCAACCGGGACGTCCAGGTCGAGCGGCTCAACATCGCCCTCAAGAGCTACGAGTCCCAGCGCCATTTCCAGTTCGGCGCCCGCATCGACGACCCGGCCCTCCCGCAGCCCCTCCGCAAGGAGATCGCCGAAGGCGAGCGGGCCACCTACGTCCAGGACAACGGCGAGAACGCGCCGGAGGTCTGGGCGGCCACCCCCCTCGGCGACGGCCAGGTCTTCTCCCTCCACGACCCCTTCCTGGACCGCTTCGCCGTCCTGGACGACCTCGACCAGGCGCTGCTGCTCGGCTCCTCCGCGGTCGTGCTCGGCGGCTGTGCCCTCGGCGTCCTGATCGGCGGCCGGCTCTCCCAGCGGCTGCGCAAGGCGGCCGCCGCCGCGGGCAAGCTCGCCGACGGCGACACCTCGGTCCGTATCCGCGACGAGGTCGGCGGCCGGGTCCGCGACGAGACCGACGACCTCGCCTGGGCCGTCGACGCCATGTCCGACGCCCTCCAGCAACGCATCGAGGCCGAACGCCGGGTCACCGCCGACATCGCCCACGAACTGCGCACCCCGGTGACGGGCCTTTTGACCGCCGCCGAACTCCTGCCGCCCGGCCGCCCCTCCGAGCTGGTCCGCGACCGCGCCCAGGCGCTGCGCACCCTGGTCGAGGACGTCCTGGAAGTCGCCCGCCTCGACGGTTACGCCGAGCGCGCCGAGCTCCAGGACGTCGCCCTCGGCGAATTCGTCGCCCGCCGGGTGCACGCCCTGAACCAGGACGTCACCGTCGACGTCGTCCGCGACGCCGACGTCACCACCGACCCCCGGCGCCTGGAACGCATCCTCGGCAACCTGATCGCCAACGCGGCCCGGCACGGCAAACCGCCCATCGAGGTCACGGTCGAGGGCCGCGTGGTGCGCGTCCGCGATCACGGCCCCGGCTTCCCCGAGGCCCTCCTGCGCGAGGGCCCCAGCCGCTTCCGCACCGGCAGCACCGACCGCTCCGGCCGCGGCCACGGCCTCGGCCTGACCATCGCCGCCGGCCAGGCCCGCGTCCTCGGCGCCCGCCTGACCTTCCGTAACGCGTCCGAGGCCACGGACGGTTCGACGGGCGCGGTATCGGTCCTGTGGCTCCCGGAGAACGCGCCGACGAGCACGGGGAGCTTTCCGGTTCTCCACCTGCCGGATCGTTAG
- a CDS encoding MDR family MFS transporter, whose translation MSQKAAAAGERPTAIAGGANEGKQPASVRVVVFALMIAMLLAMLDNMIVGTAMPTIVGELGGMEHLSWVVTAYTLATAASTPIWGKLGDMYGRKGVFLTSIVLFLIGSALSGMAQDMGQLIGFRAVQGLGAGGLMVGVMAIIGELVPPRERGKFQGMMAGVMAIAMIGGPLVGGSITDHLGWRWSFYINLPLGAVALIMITAVLHLPKKRSQARIDYVGSALLTLGITALVLLTTWGGTEYAWTSPQILGLGAGGVLALFLFVLVERKVSEPVLPLRIFRNGNFSLVTVIGFLVGFVMFGSMTFLPLFQQTVQGASATNSGLLLLPMLLAMMAVSLFAGRFTTTTGKYKVFVVVGGALITAGLVLLSLMDTETTRFTSGAYMAVLGAGMGFLMQTTMLIAQNSVQLKDMGVGSSSATLFRTIGGSFGVAILGAIFTNQVKSTMTERLGAAAGAKISGGGAQMDPKRLPQLPPMVRDAYAHAVSSGTHQVFLWGAAISVVGFLAAWFLKEVPLRGGPAAKSDDNGAAPEAERVPMVEAAV comes from the coding sequence ATGTCGCAGAAGGCGGCCGCAGCAGGGGAAAGACCGACCGCAATAGCCGGCGGGGCGAACGAGGGGAAGCAGCCCGCCAGCGTGCGGGTGGTGGTGTTCGCGCTCATGATCGCGATGCTGCTCGCGATGCTGGACAACATGATCGTGGGTACGGCGATGCCCACCATCGTCGGTGAACTGGGCGGGATGGAGCACCTGTCCTGGGTGGTCACCGCATACACACTCGCCACCGCCGCATCGACCCCCATCTGGGGCAAGCTCGGCGACATGTACGGACGCAAGGGCGTCTTCCTGACGTCCATCGTGCTCTTCCTGATCGGCTCCGCGCTGTCCGGTATGGCCCAGGACATGGGTCAGTTGATCGGCTTCCGCGCGGTGCAGGGTCTGGGCGCGGGCGGGCTGATGGTCGGCGTCATGGCCATCATCGGTGAACTCGTTCCGCCGCGGGAGCGCGGCAAGTTCCAGGGCATGATGGCCGGTGTCATGGCCATCGCGATGATCGGCGGACCGCTGGTCGGCGGCAGCATCACCGACCACCTCGGCTGGCGCTGGAGCTTCTACATCAACCTGCCGCTCGGCGCGGTCGCGCTCATCATGATCACCGCGGTGCTGCATCTGCCGAAGAAGCGGTCGCAGGCCCGGATCGACTACGTCGGATCCGCGCTGCTCACCCTCGGCATCACCGCGCTGGTGCTGCTCACCACCTGGGGCGGCACCGAGTACGCCTGGACCTCCCCGCAGATCCTCGGGCTCGGTGCGGGCGGCGTGCTCGCGCTGTTCCTCTTCGTCCTGGTGGAGCGCAAGGTCAGCGAGCCGGTGCTGCCGCTGCGGATCTTCCGTAACGGCAACTTCTCGCTCGTCACCGTCATCGGCTTCCTGGTCGGCTTCGTGATGTTCGGCTCGATGACCTTCCTGCCGCTCTTCCAGCAGACCGTGCAGGGTGCCTCGGCGACCAACTCCGGCCTCCTGCTGCTGCCGATGCTGCTCGCGATGATGGCGGTGTCGCTCTTCGCGGGACGGTTCACCACCACCACCGGCAAGTACAAGGTCTTCGTGGTCGTGGGCGGCGCCCTGATCACCGCGGGCCTGGTGCTCCTGTCCCTGATGGACACGGAGACGACCCGTTTCACCTCGGGTGCCTACATGGCGGTGCTCGGCGCCGGTATGGGCTTCCTGATGCAGACCACGATGCTGATCGCGCAGAACAGCGTCCAGCTGAAGGACATGGGCGTCGGCTCGTCGTCGGCCACCCTCTTCCGTACGATCGGCGGCTCCTTCGGCGTCGCGATCCTCGGCGCGATCTTCACCAACCAGGTGAAGTCGACGATGACGGAGCGGCTCGGCGCGGCGGCCGGCGCCAAGATCTCCGGCGGCGGCGCCCAGATGGACCCGAAGCGCCTGCCCCAGCTGCCGCCGATGGTCAGGGACGCGTATGCGCACGCGGTGTCCTCCGGTACGCACCAGGTCTTCCTGTGGGGCGCGGCGATCAGCGTCGTCGGCTTCCTGGCGGCCTGGTTCCTGAAGGAGGTCCCCCTGCGGGGCGGCCCGGCGGCCAAGTCCGACGACAACGGCGCTGCCCCCGAGGCGGAGCGGGTGCCGATGGTCGAGGCCGCGGTCTGA